One Fusobacterium ulcerans DNA segment encodes these proteins:
- the yfcC gene encoding putative basic amino acid antiporter YfcC produces MKKKFNMPDTYVIIFFVVILAAILTHTVPVGKFQMEKVTYTTETGAEKTRTVPVAGSFAYELNEQGEPLVKGIKFFEPNGEVGVANYVFEGIVSGDKWGTAVGVIAFILITGGSFGIILKTKAVESGLYALIKKTKGSEWLLLPIVFFVFSLGGAVFGMGEEAIPFAMVLIPIVIGMGYDGITGILITYVSTQIGFGTSWMNPFSVAIAQGVAGIPVLSAAGFRMVMWTFFTAFGIFYTIRYANKVKANPQSSISYEADRYYREEFKLEDQQDVDFKFGHKLVLLVVLLGMAWIIYGVVVFGYYLPEIATQFVIMGIVAGIIGVVFKLNDMTVNDIATSFRKGAEDLIGAALVVGMAKGIVLVLGGTEAGTPSVLNTVLNWVANGLGGLPAAVSAWVMYIFQSVFNFFVVSGSGQAALTMPIMAPLSDLVGVPRQVAVLAFQLGDGFTNLIVPTSGILMAILGIAKLEWGIWAKFQIKFQGWLFLFGSLFVIGGVLMKLQ; encoded by the coding sequence ATGAAAAAAAAGTTTAACATGCCAGACACCTATGTAATTATATTTTTTGTAGTCATTTTGGCTGCGATATTAACACATACGGTTCCAGTAGGTAAATTCCAAATGGAAAAAGTAACTTATACAACTGAAACTGGGGCAGAAAAAACTAGGACAGTTCCTGTGGCAGGAAGTTTTGCTTATGAACTGAATGAACAAGGAGAGCCTTTGGTAAAAGGAATAAAATTCTTTGAGCCAAATGGAGAAGTCGGAGTAGCAAACTATGTATTTGAAGGTATTGTTAGTGGAGACAAATGGGGTACAGCAGTAGGGGTAATCGCGTTTATTCTTATCACTGGGGGATCTTTCGGAATCATATTAAAAACTAAAGCAGTTGAATCAGGACTTTATGCCTTGATAAAAAAGACAAAAGGATCAGAGTGGCTGCTTCTTCCAATAGTATTCTTTGTATTCTCTCTAGGGGGAGCAGTATTTGGAATGGGAGAAGAGGCGATACCATTTGCTATGGTGCTTATTCCAATAGTAATTGGAATGGGGTATGACGGAATAACAGGGATACTTATCACTTATGTTTCTACACAAATAGGGTTTGGAACATCTTGGATGAACCCTTTCAGTGTTGCTATAGCACAAGGGGTAGCAGGAATTCCTGTACTTTCAGCAGCAGGGTTCAGAATGGTTATGTGGACATTCTTTACAGCATTTGGAATATTCTATACTATTAGATATGCAAATAAAGTAAAGGCTAATCCGCAAAGTTCTATTTCTTATGAAGCTGACAGATACTATAGAGAAGAATTCAAATTAGAAGATCAGCAAGATGTAGATTTCAAATTTGGACATAAATTAGTTTTATTAGTTGTTCTTTTAGGAATGGCTTGGATAATATATGGGGTTGTTGTATTTGGTTACTACCTTCCTGAAATAGCTACTCAGTTTGTAATAATGGGTATTGTAGCAGGAATAATAGGTGTAGTTTTCAAACTTAATGATATGACTGTAAATGACATAGCTACTTCATTTAGAAAAGGTGCAGAAGATTTGATCGGAGCAGCTTTAGTAGTTGGAATGGCTAAAGGAATAGTTCTTGTACTAGGTGGAACAGAAGCTGGAACACCGAGTGTTCTTAATACAGTTCTTAACTGGGTTGCAAACGGACTTGGAGGGCTGCCAGCAGCTGTATCAGCTTGGGTAATGTATATATTCCAATCTGTATTCAACTTCTTTGTTGTATCAGGTTCTGGACAAGCAGCTTTAACAATGCCTATCATGGCTCCCCTATCAGATTTAGTTGGAGTTCCTAGACAGGTTGCAGTTCTTGCCTTCCAATTAGGAGATGGATTCACTAACCTTATAGTTCCTACATCAGGAATCTTAATGGCTATATTAGGTATTGCTAAATTAGAATGGGGAATTTGGGCAAAATTCCAAATTAAATTCCAAGGATGGCTTTTCCTATTTGGTTCATTATTCGTTATTGGTGGAGTGTTAATGAAACTTCAATAA
- a CDS encoding deoxycytidylate deaminase has translation MKREDYIEWDEYFMGVALLSAKRSKDPNTQVGACIVNEERRIIGVGYNGLPKGCSDDEFPWEREGEFLDTKYPFVCHAELNAILNSTKTLKNCTLYVALFPCHECSKAIIQSGIKELVYLSDKYCGTKSDMASKRMLDAAGVKYRKLESKLEKLELSFKASDY, from the coding sequence ATGAAGAGAGAAGATTATATAGAATGGGATGAATATTTTATGGGAGTAGCTCTTCTTTCAGCAAAAAGGAGTAAAGACCCTAATACTCAAGTGGGAGCCTGTATTGTAAATGAAGAAAGAAGGATAATTGGTGTGGGGTATAATGGGCTTCCTAAGGGATGCAGTGATGATGAATTTCCTTGGGAGAGAGAAGGGGAATTTCTTGATACAAAATACCCATTTGTATGTCATGCAGAATTAAATGCAATATTGAACAGCACAAAAACATTGAAAAACTGTACACTGTATGTAGCACTTTTTCCATGTCATGAATGCAGCAAAGCTATTATTCAAAGTGGAATAAAAGAACTTGTATATCTTTCAGATAAATATTGCGGAACAAAATCTGACATGGCATCAAAAAGAATGTTGGATGCAGCAGGAGTAAAATATAGAAAACTTGAATCAAAATTAGAAAAACTAGAATTATCTTTTAAAGCTTCAGATTATTAA
- a CDS encoding HU family DNA-binding protein → MNRKELAKLYQKMSSEKITITKAREEIEKFLETVEEAIAIDGGVKFQERGIFEILTRQPRMVSNPVTREQMEIYPKKTVKFRASKKMK, encoded by the coding sequence ATGAATAGAAAAGAGCTGGCAAAACTATATCAAAAAATGAGTTCAGAAAAAATAACAATAACAAAAGCAAGAGAAGAGATAGAAAAGTTTCTTGAAACAGTAGAGGAAGCGATAGCTATAGATGGAGGGGTAAAATTTCAAGAAAGAGGAATATTTGAAATACTCACAAGACAGCCGCGAATGGTGTCAAATCCTGTAACAAGGGAGCAGATGGAGATTTACCCTAAAAAGACAGTAAAATTCAGAGCTTCTAAAAAAATGAAGTAA
- a CDS encoding branched-chain amino acid aminotransferase gives MKIRVEKAEQLKVKPDEDKLGFGKHFTDYMFVMDYDEGQGWHDARIVPFGPISMSPASMVLHYAQETFEGLKAYRTPDDRILLFRPEMNAKRMRNSNKRLCMAEIPEEMFVEAVETLVAHEKEWIPHLEGTSLYIRPFMFATEVAVGVHPAISYKFIIILSPVGNYYPEGVNPIKIYVEDEYVRATKGGTGFTKCGGNYASSIAAQEKAGKLGYTQVLWLDGVERKYVEEVGTMNVMFKIDNEIYTAPIDGTVLPGVTRDSCIALLKEWGYKVHEEHFTIDFLMEAAREGKLEEAFGTGTAAVISPVGELNYKGEIAMINDFKTGELTQKLYDTLTDIQWGKAEDKFNWTYEVKR, from the coding sequence ATGAAAATAAGAGTAGAAAAAGCAGAACAGTTAAAGGTAAAACCAGACGAAGATAAACTTGGCTTTGGAAAACATTTTACTGATTATATGTTTGTTATGGACTATGACGAAGGGCAAGGGTGGCATGATGCAAGAATAGTTCCATTTGGGCCTATTTCTATGAGTCCGGCTTCTATGGTGCTTCACTATGCTCAGGAAACATTTGAAGGGTTAAAAGCATATCGTACACCAGATGATCGTATTCTTTTATTTCGTCCAGAAATGAATGCAAAAAGAATGAGGAATTCTAATAAAAGACTTTGTATGGCAGAGATTCCAGAAGAAATGTTTGTTGAGGCAGTAGAAACTCTTGTAGCTCATGAAAAGGAATGGATACCTCACTTAGAGGGAACATCTTTGTACATTCGTCCATTTATGTTTGCTACTGAAGTTGCTGTAGGAGTACATCCTGCAATTTCATATAAGTTTATTATTATTCTTTCTCCTGTAGGAAATTATTACCCAGAGGGAGTAAATCCTATAAAAATATATGTTGAAGATGAATATGTTCGTGCAACAAAAGGAGGAACAGGGTTTACAAAATGCGGAGGAAACTATGCTTCCAGTATTGCAGCTCAGGAAAAAGCCGGGAAACTGGGGTATACTCAAGTATTATGGCTGGATGGAGTAGAAAGAAAATATGTAGAAGAAGTTGGAACGATGAATGTAATGTTTAAAATAGATAATGAAATCTATACTGCTCCTATAGATGGAACAGTTCTTCCGGGAGTAACTCGTGATTCATGTATAGCTCTTTTAAAAGAATGGGGATACAAAGTTCATGAAGAACACTTTACTATTGATTTTCTGATGGAAGCAGCAAGAGAAGGAAAATTAGAGGAAGCTTTTGGAACAGGGACAGCAGCTGTTATTTCTCCAGTAGGAGAGTTGAACTACAAAGGGGAAATAGCTATGATCAATGATTTTAAAACTGGAGAACTTACTCAAAAACTTTATGATACATTGACAGATATCCAATGGGGAAAAGCAGAAGATAAATTTAACTGGACTTATGAAGTGAAAAGATAG
- a CDS encoding phosphotransferase: MIYEYIDSITGDEYLEKNNRFSEKLLKNIAFILAELHNIKILSLKGINSLPSLKECFEMLMENSVLRKRMGIDSMKKLDAVIGKYKEEIEKKRENFLVHCDFKTSNLIMDKDEKIYVTDWEYLGCGNRYFDIGLFFRYKNYFTKKDMEIFCEEYNRNAEISLDENWIEMGVLCNIVSLMEMLSREEDAFEKNNDIKNLIEKEIKFLIEK; the protein is encoded by the coding sequence ATGATATATGAATATATAGACTCTATAACTGGAGATGAATATTTAGAAAAAAATAATAGATTTTCAGAAAAATTATTGAAAAACATAGCTTTCATTTTAGCTGAACTGCATAATATAAAAATTTTAAGTTTGAAAGGAATAAATTCTCTTCCAAGTTTAAAAGAATGTTTTGAAATGTTGATGGAAAATTCTGTTCTTAGAAAGAGGATGGGAATAGATTCAATGAAAAAGTTAGATGCAGTAATAGGAAAATATAAAGAAGAGATAGAGAAAAAAAGAGAGAATTTTCTTGTTCATTGTGATTTTAAAACTTCTAATCTAATAATGGATAAAGATGAAAAAATATATGTTACAGATTGGGAATATTTAGGATGTGGAAACAGATATTTTGATATAGGACTATTTTTCAGATATAAAAACTATTTTACAAAAAAGGATATGGAAATATTCTGTGAAGAATATAATAGAAACGCGGAAATTTCCCTTGATGAAAATTGGATAGAAATGGGAGTTCTGTGTAATATAGTAAGTTTAATGGAAATGCTGAGCAGAGAAGAAGATGCATTTGAAAAGAATAATGATATAAAAAATTTAATAGAAAAGGAAATAAAATTTTTGATTGAAAAATAA
- a CDS encoding autotransporter outer membrane beta-barrel domain-containing protein encodes MIEKIMKAVKSGNKKRGRNITIGAVVGMLLSCTVAMGADVVGLEIKESDGNITFTPGIDEGTYPDNKWDVGSTTYTNNTTISLENNGDEGVYGLKLSGDLSNLSFVNNSSISAIGIGAYSEYGYGIYNKDGSVGSITNTGRIFGNYYAIYNSNSSSGSTSSITSLKNSGSISSSNYGIGNYSSSGGTSSITSLINTGSISASMRGIYNASSSSIGEIINSGTISASTGIDNESSSSIGKLKNSGIIYGQFNAISNYDSSEIISNANNYGLLVSSNTSQNVVNNLTIVDSSTSSTLNNNEIKNYGLAFIADSNKYIGGGSDSGSPVDYHNNFGEIHQISIDGVSYDIINVDAEVDAASKEIKNWKSLTLEEGKLTYYDSNGASDKEESISPDKKYILNGIEDTLKISGRKNELNNSVVNAYKTAVVMDQEMSMLTLDNTVVNGGVADGSTTISITENGSTLTIKGDSVINTRDKGVAITVDRNDNAVTLEGNAIVNGKMESKGNNILNLYGKADGSMNMFYDISGFTDISIDNNVTFFEDMKVTGTDKVTVEKSGVLSLRLKKDGDLSPAAIASSTSISTATHAFSGTDGMTIEGISPEEAGTLNFITNGIGKKVLVNMKNIELNNIKVKTNSIIDKVDLDTYKDEGYIYLGAGSDLDGIVNPKVNKYNSLNKIYKSIYNSTDEKNLDGLRDILGMTFLGKNYDYNSSSEDQLKILLSYLNDIYTGTPYSYSSELSRRSVGMFRDIVVDNIFRPETNKWMIMGGLTHADGGTKDTYYGQNYHGIDVGTADTSADMKLTGAYMLAKYGYSENLSLGVTLGGNKSEAKLDMAKVKGNSGYLGAFAENYRGNLTLKAGAGIQYSEYDADRRTLGNAYSDKYSDMTYDIYLNGRYSHQVGDNLFLEPYATLSYTYVDQDGANEGNKTLAIETDSKSFDYTVGKVGVDLKKVIPHEKGKSTLSAGVSYTKILDGADEEYITGRFKGSTTDFDILVAHKNEHSIGLNAKYALELESGVIFDVKGTYSVERDSHNGSAKNKTKGEWIVGAGIGYKF; translated from the coding sequence ATGATAGAAAAGATTATGAAGGCAGTAAAAAGCGGGAACAAAAAAAGAGGGAGAAATATTACCATAGGGGCAGTAGTGGGAATGCTTCTCTCTTGTACAGTGGCAATGGGGGCAGATGTAGTAGGGTTGGAAATAAAAGAAAGTGATGGCAATATAACATTTACACCAGGTATTGATGAAGGTACATATCCCGATAATAAATGGGATGTAGGATCAACAACTTATACAAACAACACTACAATATCTCTTGAGAATAATGGCGATGAAGGTGTTTATGGGCTGAAATTAAGTGGAGATTTAAGTAATTTGAGTTTTGTAAATAACAGTTCAATATCAGCTATAGGAATAGGGGCATATTCTGAGTATGGATATGGAATTTATAATAAGGATGGAAGCGTAGGAAGTATAACAAATACAGGAAGGATATTTGGTAATTACTATGCAATTTATAATTCTAATTCAAGCTCAGGAAGTACAAGCAGTATAACAAGTTTAAAAAATAGTGGAAGTATATCTAGTTCTAATTATGGAATTGGTAATTATTCAAGCTCAGGTGGTACAAGCAGTATAACAAGTTTAATAAATACTGGAAGTATATCTGCTAGTATGAGGGGAATTTATAACGCTAGTTCAAGTAGTATAGGAGAGATAATAAATAGTGGAACTATATCTGCTAGTACTGGAATTGACAATGAAAGTTCAAGTAGTATAGGGAAATTAAAAAATAGTGGAATAATTTATGGGCAGTTTAATGCTATATCTAACTATGACTCTAGTGAAATAATTAGTAATGCAAATAACTATGGGCTTCTTGTATCTAGTAATACTTCTCAGAATGTAGTAAATAATTTAACAATAGTTGATTCTTCTACAAGTAGTACTCTGAATAATAACGAAATAAAAAACTATGGACTAGCTTTTATAGCAGATAGTAATAAATATATTGGAGGGGGCAGTGATAGTGGCTCTCCTGTTGATTATCATAATAATTTTGGGGAAATACATCAGATAAGTATTGATGGAGTTAGCTATGATATCATAAATGTTGACGCAGAGGTAGATGCTGCTAGCAAAGAAATAAAAAACTGGAAGAGTTTAACTTTAGAAGAAGGAAAGTTAACATATTATGATTCTAATGGAGCTTCTGATAAAGAGGAAAGTATTTCTCCAGATAAAAAATATATTTTAAATGGAATAGAGGATACTCTTAAAATTAGTGGAAGAAAGAATGAATTAAATAACAGTGTAGTTAATGCATATAAGACAGCAGTTGTAATGGATCAAGAAATGTCAATGCTTACTCTTGATAATACAGTAGTAAATGGAGGAGTTGCAGATGGTAGTACAACAATAAGTATAACTGAAAATGGAAGTACTCTTACTATAAAAGGAGATTCTGTAATAAATACTAGAGATAAAGGGGTTGCTATAACAGTAGATAGAAATGACAATGCTGTTACCTTAGAGGGAAATGCAATAGTAAATGGAAAGATGGAATCTAAAGGAAATAATATTCTTAATCTTTATGGAAAAGCTGATGGAAGTATGAATATGTTTTATGATATATCTGGTTTTACTGATATAAGTATAGACAATAATGTAACATTCTTTGAAGATATGAAAGTAACAGGAACAGATAAAGTTACAGTGGAGAAATCAGGGGTACTAAGCCTTAGATTGAAGAAAGATGGAGATTTATCACCAGCAGCTATTGCTTCATCGACTTCAATATCTACAGCAACTCATGCTTTTTCAGGAACTGATGGAATGACAATAGAGGGAATCTCTCCAGAAGAAGCAGGAACTTTGAATTTCATAACAAATGGAATAGGAAAAAAAGTATTAGTTAATATGAAAAATATAGAACTTAATAATATAAAGGTCAAGACAAATTCTATCATAGATAAGGTAGACCTTGATACATATAAAGATGAAGGATATATATACTTAGGAGCAGGTTCAGATTTAGATGGAATTGTAAATCCTAAAGTAAATAAATACAATTCTTTAAATAAGATATATAAAAGTATTTACAACAGTACAGATGAAAAAAATCTTGATGGGTTAAGAGATATATTAGGTATGACTTTCCTTGGAAAAAATTATGACTACAACAGTTCTTCAGAAGACCAGTTAAAAATTCTTTTAAGCTACCTAAATGATATATATACAGGAACTCCTTACTCATATAGTTCAGAGTTATCAAGAAGATCAGTGGGAATGTTCAGAGATATAGTTGTTGATAATATTTTCAGACCAGAGACAAATAAATGGATGATAATGGGTGGACTTACTCACGCTGATGGAGGAACTAAAGATACATACTATGGACAGAATTATCATGGAATAGATGTAGGAACAGCAGATACAAGTGCAGATATGAAACTAACTGGAGCATATATGCTGGCTAAATACGGATATTCAGAAAATCTTTCTCTAGGGGTAACACTTGGAGGAAATAAAAGTGAAGCAAAACTAGATATGGCAAAGGTAAAAGGAAATAGCGGGTACTTAGGTGCATTTGCTGAAAACTATAGAGGAAACCTTACATTGAAAGCAGGAGCAGGGATACAGTACTCAGAATATGATGCAGACAGAAGAACATTAGGAAATGCCTACAGTGATAAATATTCAGATATGACTTACGATATCTACTTAAATGGAAGATATTCGCATCAAGTTGGAGACAACTTATTCTTAGAGCCTTATGCAACTTTGTCATATACATATGTAGACCAAGATGGAGCTAATGAGGGAAATAAAACTCTAGCTATTGAGACAGATTCAAAATCATTTGATTATACAGTTGGAAAAGTGGGAGTAGACTTGAAAAAAGTAATACCTCATGAAAAAGGAAAGAGTACACTTTCAGCAGGAGTCAGCTATACTAAAATACTTGATGGAGCAGATGAGGAATATATCACAGGAAGATTTAAAGGTTCAACAACAGACTTTGATATTTTAGTGGCTCACAAAAATGAACATAGTATAGGGCTAAATGCTAAATATGCCCTGGAGCTTGAAAGTGGAGTAATCTTTGATGTAAAGGGAACTTATTCAGTAGAAAGAGATTCACACAATGGTTCTGCTAAAAACAAAACTAAAGGTGAATGGATAGTAGGAGCAGGAATAGGTTACAAGTTCTAA
- a CDS encoding MATE family efflux transporter translates to MEQMKKNDLGKDSIGKLIVNLTIPAITAQLINALYNIVDRIYIGRIPEVGGAALTGVGVTFPIVMLISAFGALLGMGGAPKAAIKMGEKDNDSAEEILGNCFSGMIVMAVILTVFFLLFQKPLLMMFGASDRTVIYGLKYLNIYVCGTIFVQATLVLNSFITAQGFARTGMLTVLIGAVLNIVLDPILIFYFKMGVQGAAIATVVSQAVSAIWVTKFLTGKNTKIKIKKEYFKIKKSVIIPIIGLGLSPFVMQSTNSVVNVVLNSSLQKFGGDLGVGAMTICGSVIQVLQMPVFGLAQGVQPIVSYNYGARNIDRVKKAYKILLFMSMGYCAVAWLIEILFPAMFVTMFTEDQELIKFTVWALNIYGAGLFMMGVQVPCQQTFVALGEAKVSLILSLLKKIILLVPFALIFPLFFENKVFAVFLAEPVAGIIAASITATVFSIRFPKLLKRRAIG, encoded by the coding sequence ATGGAACAAATGAAAAAAAATGATCTGGGAAAAGATAGTATTGGAAAATTAATAGTTAATCTGACTATTCCAGCAATCACAGCTCAATTAATAAATGCTTTATACAATATAGTAGACAGAATATATATTGGAAGAATACCAGAGGTTGGAGGTGCAGCTCTTACAGGGGTAGGAGTAACATTTCCAATTGTAATGCTTATATCTGCTTTTGGAGCTCTATTGGGAATGGGAGGAGCACCAAAGGCTGCTATAAAAATGGGAGAAAAGGACAATGATTCAGCAGAGGAAATATTAGGAAACTGTTTTTCTGGGATGATAGTAATGGCAGTAATTCTTACTGTTTTCTTTCTTTTATTTCAGAAGCCTTTGTTGATGATGTTTGGTGCAAGTGACAGAACAGTTATATATGGACTTAAATATCTTAATATCTATGTATGCGGGACAATTTTTGTTCAGGCTACATTAGTTCTTAATAGTTTTATAACTGCTCAGGGATTTGCAAGAACAGGAATGCTTACTGTGCTTATAGGAGCAGTATTGAATATAGTTCTTGATCCGATTTTAATCTTTTATTTTAAAATGGGAGTGCAGGGAGCAGCCATTGCAACTGTTGTATCACAGGCTGTTTCAGCAATTTGGGTAACAAAATTTTTAACAGGAAAAAATACAAAGATAAAGATAAAAAAAGAATATTTCAAAATAAAAAAATCAGTAATAATTCCAATAATAGGACTTGGGCTCTCTCCATTTGTTATGCAGAGTACAAACAGTGTAGTAAATGTAGTGCTCAACTCATCACTTCAAAAGTTTGGAGGAGATTTAGGAGTAGGAGCTATGACTATATGCGGAAGTGTTATTCAGGTACTTCAAATGCCAGTTTTTGGACTTGCACAGGGAGTTCAGCCAATAGTAAGTTATAACTATGGAGCTAGAAATATAGACAGAGTAAAGAAAGCTTATAAAATACTTTTATTTATGAGTATGGGATATTGTGCAGTAGCATGGCTTATAGAAATTCTATTTCCAGCTATGTTTGTAACTATGTTTACAGAAGATCAGGAACTTATAAAGTTTACTGTCTGGGCATTAAATATATATGGAGCAGGACTTTTTATGATGGGAGTTCAAGTACCATGTCAGCAGACATTTGTTGCTTTGGGAGAGGCTAAAGTTTCTCTTATACTTTCATTATTAAAGAAAATAATACTTTTAGTTCCCTTTGCTTTAATATTTCCACTTTTCTTTGAAAATAAAGTCTTTGCAGTATTTTTGGCAGAACCAGTAGCAGGAATAATAGCAGCTTCAATAACAGCTACAGTATTCAGCATCAGATTTCCTAAACTTTTAAAAAGAAGAGCAATAGGATAA
- a CDS encoding Crp/Fnr family transcriptional regulator translates to MNLDIIKKLKRTELFCDIEEKDIEKYFTGIKYEIKKYSQDENIAFRGDEVKGLYINLEGKAATEMLKESGEVKRIEEIESFSLLATAFIFGDKNRFPVDLNATTSTSVFYIEKNELIQLLKKDDRLLKKFLDGISCKAQFLSNHLWNNFTNKTIGEKFSQYILENQKNGFFQMKISVKDLAEYFDVSRPSLSRVIKNFLEENILEKIEKGRYKIIDMDRLRAQ, encoded by the coding sequence ATGAACTTAGATATAATAAAAAAATTAAAAAGAACAGAGTTGTTTTGTGATATAGAAGAAAAAGATATAGAAAAATATTTTACAGGAATAAAATATGAAATTAAAAAATATTCACAAGATGAAAATATAGCTTTCAGAGGAGATGAGGTAAAAGGTCTATATATTAATTTGGAAGGAAAAGCAGCTACAGAAATGTTGAAAGAAAGTGGAGAAGTAAAGAGAATAGAAGAGATAGAAAGTTTTTCTCTCTTAGCTACAGCATTTATTTTTGGTGATAAGAATAGATTTCCTGTAGATTTAAATGCAACAACTTCTACATCTGTATTTTATATAGAAAAAAATGAACTTATACAATTATTGAAAAAAGATGACAGACTGTTAAAAAAATTTTTAGATGGAATAAGTTGTAAAGCACAATTTCTGTCTAATCATCTTTGGAATAATTTTACCAATAAGACTATTGGAGAAAAATTTAGTCAATATATTTTAGAAAATCAAAAAAATGGTTTTTTTCAAATGAAAATATCTGTAAAAGATTTGGCAGAATATTTTGATGTGAGTCGTCCATCACTTTCCAGAGTAATAAAAAATTTTTTAGAAGAAAATATTTTAGAAAAAATTGAGAAAGGAAGATATAAAATAATTGATATGGATAGATTGAGAGCTCAATAA
- a CDS encoding HU family DNA-binding protein, with product MTEGEFVRFYKKRNKSKSHKEVKKKIDLFWDVLLKALDEEKKVVFKYWGVFEEKEVKSRKVLVPIWKEARYTEPKKVIKFRAGKRLIKIANGDADE from the coding sequence ATGACAGAAGGGGAGTTCGTAAGATTTTACAAAAAGAGAAATAAAAGCAAAAGCCATAAAGAAGTAAAAAAGAAGATAGATTTATTCTGGGATGTACTGCTGAAAGCTTTAGATGAAGAGAAAAAAGTAGTATTTAAATACTGGGGTGTATTTGAAGAAAAAGAAGTAAAGTCCAGAAAAGTATTAGTACCAATTTGGAAAGAGGCAAGATATACAGAGCCTAAAAAAGTAATAAAATTTCGAGCAGGGAAGAGACTTATAAAAATAGCTAATGGTGATGCAGATGAATAG
- a CDS encoding AEC family transporter has protein sequence MEIGKILESIMRNNNIVGTISSVIVIIGAGFFFTKKKVIPSNCAGSLSKVILNLAIPTLSYNAFMQDIDSRKLEQSLSILVWGIVIHLVLIFLTKIFYKNYSGDRNDVLRMMTIFGSTTVFGIPVIQAVYGDTGAMYASVFNIPYRALLYTYGYMTIAGVKLKKENMGKIISNPIIVATFLGMFVWMFQNYFFQVSVIEGDIIRKYAFLRIDKTAYWLFKPMQYLASLNAPLSWLSIGITLAGVSFNDILKSKISWGYSVVKVVVIPVFLVALYTIMNMTGVLTTSYIALATIVLMMATPAATVIATYTIHFNKEPVLTSSCSLMSSIFSVAMIPFLIITIEILKSMGIFS, from the coding sequence ATGGAGATAGGAAAAATACTTGAAAGTATCATGAGAAATAATAATATAGTAGGAACAATATCTTCTGTTATAGTTATAATAGGAGCTGGCTTTTTCTTCACTAAGAAAAAAGTAATTCCTTCTAATTGTGCAGGGAGTTTGAGCAAGGTTATTTTAAATCTGGCTATTCCTACATTGTCATATAATGCTTTTATGCAGGATATAGACAGCAGGAAACTGGAGCAAAGTTTAAGTATACTTGTTTGGGGTATTGTTATTCATTTGGTACTTATTTTTCTTACTAAAATATTTTATAAAAATTATTCAGGTGACAGGAATGATGTCTTGAGAATGATGACAATTTTCGGCTCAACTACTGTCTTTGGAATTCCAGTAATACAAGCTGTATATGGGGATACAGGAGCAATGTATGCCTCAGTATTTAATATTCCATATAGAGCTCTTTTATATACTTATGGGTATATGACAATTGCAGGGGTAAAATTAAAAAAAGAAAACATGGGTAAAATAATAAGCAATCCAATAATAGTAGCAACTTTTTTAGGAATGTTTGTGTGGATGTTTCAAAATTATTTTTTTCAGGTATCAGTTATTGAAGGAGATATAATAAGAAAATATGCTTTTTTAAGAATAGATAAGACTGCATACTGGCTTTTTAAACCTATGCAGTATCTAGCCTCTTTAAATGCACCTTTGTCTTGGCTGTCTATAGGGATTACTTTAGCAGGGGTATCTTTTAATGATATATTGAAATCTAAAATATCATGGGGATATAGTGTTGTAAAAGTAGTTGTAATTCCAGTATTTCTTGTAGCTTTATATACTATTATGAATATGACAGGAGTATTGACGACGTCATATATAGCTTTGGCAACTATTGTATTGATGATGGCGACACCAGCAGCTACAGTAATTGCAACATACACTATACATTTTAATAAAGAGCCGGTTCTTACATCAAGCTGCTCTTTAATGTCTTCAATATTTAGTGTAGCAATGATACCGTTTCTTATAATAACTATTGAAATCTTAAAAAGTATGGGTATTTTTTCATAA